CAGGCAACTCCGCCGCCCAGAGAACGACCGTAGATCATGATTCGTGAGACCGGCGTTCCAGTGACCTCAGAGAGCGCATCGATGGCGCTGACCGCATCTTCGATCGTGCTGGTTTCGGTAGGTGTGAACCCGTCGCTTTGGAAGCCTCGGTATTCGGCGGTCAGAACGGTCGCGTTCCAGCCGTCGGACAAACGGCGAGTCCATCCGTCCATCTCGTCGGCGTGGATCCCATTGCCGTGCAAGAACAGGATCACATCGTCGGCGCCTTCGCGGATAAGCAGTCGGCTTTCGAGGTCCGATCCATCGACGGCCGGGTAGGTCATTGTCTCCACGACGCCGGGGGTGGGGTGGTCTAGGGAAAACCGATTTGGGTCCATCAGGATGCTGGTGTCAGAGTAGGCGCCAGGGAAAAGCAAACGTGTTTCCATGACGACCATGCCAACGCACATGACAACATAAAGGACGCCCAGCAAGGCCGACGTTCGCAGGACGCGGCGGCGGATTGAGGCCTTGGGCTTTCGGGTTTTGTGACTGCCGGGCGAGTTGGCTTCGTCCGTTTTGGGATCCGCCGGGTTGGCTTGTTCGGGATGTGCGGCTGATTCGTTTGGCATCGTGGGCTCAGCGTCGTGGCAGAGAAGGCATTCAGGCGGTGAGACTCGATCCGCATGCTAGGTTTGGTTGGACCTCCGTCCAACCAAGTGGGATAGGCTTCCAGCCTGTCAATTGCATGAGGCCGATCCAGCGCGACCGACAGGCTGGAAGCCTATCCCACTTTTGGATTGTCGCTTGTTGGACACGCGTGTGTCCAGGACTTCCTTCCGAGACGCTTGTCATCCAGCATCGCTCGCCATGTGGACTCGCCGAACCTTTTCGCAGCTCGACACCAACGAGGATTCGATTGCTCGGATTCGTTGTGGTCGGATTGTGATGCGCGATGGTGAGCTCGAACGGATCGAGCAGCATTGGATGCGAAGCCCGGTCTCAGTGGCTCAGGTTTGGTGGCAAGCCAAGTTCGCGGCACTGCAGGGCGATGTGTGCTGCTTGGATTTCCACGTGCCGCGTGGGATGAATGCGTTCATGACGCTCGACTACGTTCGCAGTGGCGATGCGACTCGGTACGCGACCGCGATCGGAGCATTTCAGATGCTCGACGAAATCGCTCGGCTACGGAAGGCGTACGCCATCGTCGCTCACGTTAGCAATTCCCGGATCACCGATCGTCATCTCAAACGAGCGGGCTGGGAGAGGCATCTGTTGGACTGGCCGGGCCGCCACTTCATCCGGCGAATGCAGCCAAACGTATCTGTTGCGACTTAGGCGACTCATTTGGTCGCCAAGGCCGTGATTGTTCATGAGTGCAATGATTGACGGCGAAACCCAGGTCGGATTCCGCTGCCATTGCTGTCAGAGTGCCCTAGAGCACGCCACCGTGAGTACGGATGGGGGTCATGTGCGAAGGCGAATCGAGGAACCAGAAACGCTCCCATTCGTCGACCAATGAACGCAAGTCTTCCGAGGTGTACAGCAATTGCTGGACGCGGCGTTCAGGGCGGCTGGAGTAGATCGGCACAAAGCAGCCGACGGAGGTGGCCAGGCCAGCCAAAAGGACGCATCCGAGAACCAAACGGCTCATGACGGATCGTTGGCCGAGACGGGCTGCAGAATTCGTTTTCGCGGTCGTTTGCGAGCTTTTCATCGTCAGTTCCTCCGTGAACTTGTCGGTCGTTCTATTGCCAACTGCCCGAAGGGCTGTTGGGGGGGCTGTTTGGCGGACGGTTCGGGTCGTCTGTTTCGCTCGGTCGCTCGGCAGAATCCGGCGGAGGCACGTGATCCAGTGGCATGACCCAAGTGTCAGGCAGGTTGTCGCTGGACAGCTGCCGGACGCGTTGTTCCATCACCTTGCCGG
This genomic window from Rhodopirellula bahusiensis contains:
- a CDS encoding alpha/beta hydrolase, giving the protein MPNESAAHPEQANPADPKTDEANSPGSHKTRKPKASIRRRVLRTSALLGVLYVVMCVGMVVMETRLLFPGAYSDTSILMDPNRFSLDHPTPGVVETMTYPAVDGSDLESRLLIREGADDVILFLHGNGIHADEMDGWTRRLSDGWNATVLTAEYRGFQSDGFTPTETSTIEDAVSAIDALSEVTGTPVSRIMIYGRSLGGGVACGLVAALHERGDSTEALLLDRTFDSAASVGADRFFFLPVRWLMKNQYDSVQALENYRGVLVQIHGTPDRIVPQKNGRALHDSLALEHKEWIEEPSMFHNDRLPTKTLNDAGRKLKALRTLAFLQTDVAAIESSAAAE